AATAGCACTACAGCATATTAAAATAGAAGACCCAGGTTATATTAAAGATTTAATGTTAGCTGATGGGTTTAACTTAACTACCATAGAGTTAGATGAAGGTGAAAAAATACCAAACGATTTAAGTAAATTTGATGGAATGTTTTGCATGGGAGGTCCAATGGATACCTATATGGAACAAGAATATCCTTGGTTAATAGAAGAAAAGAAAAGAATTAAAGAATTTGTTGTGAATTTAAAAAAACCCTATTTAGGTTTTTGTTTAGGTTGTCAGCTTTTAGGAGAAGTAGTTGGTGGAAAAGTGGTTAAATCCAAACCAGCAGAAATAGGGATTATGGATATTAATTTCTCTAATGAAAAAGATGAAGATAAATTATTTTCAAAATTTCCTAATACGATTAAAAGTTTACAATGGCACTCTTATGAGGTTCAAGGTATTGAAAATAATAAAGATATAACTTTATTAGCTTCTTCCCCAATCACCAAGTATCAAATTTTTAAATATCAAAACCATGCTTATGGAATTCAATTTCATATAGAAATAAAAGATACCACAGTCAATGAGTGGGGATGTGTACCGGAATACAAAAAAGCTTTGGAAGATCAGCTTGGCAATGGTGCATTAGAAAGGTTTGATCAATCTGCAAAAGATAACATGAAAGATATGAATAACTATTCTACAATCCTTTATAATAATTTTAAAAAACTTTTATGAATAATAAAATCTTTGAATGGGCAGGGGTTATAACTGCAATATTATATTCTTTGTTTGTTGCTTTAAATATAGGAATAGAATTTTTTGGTTTTTGTCTATTGCTTTTATCAGCTATTTTAATTGGAATTTGGGCTTATAGAGGTGGTCATAAAGGAATTTTGTTATTACAATTTTTTTATGCAACAGCTGGAATTATCGGGATGGTTCGTTGGTTTTAGTTAAAAGTCGAAACTATTTTGGGAATATAATTTTTAAAATTAAAAAATCCTTTATTACAGTATTGCCAAGCTAATTGATCAAGATTTCTATATAAAAAATTTATCTTTAAGTTATTTGAATTTAAAAAATCTAAATTTTCACCTACTGTTGGATACAAACCATAACAATTTTCAATATTTGTTAATTCACCAATATCTACAATCTGGTAATCAATAGATTGATCTTTTAATCTTTGTCCTTGATCTTCTATTAACTGAGATTTAAATTTCACTAATTTTTCACTGAGCTTTATGGATCTATTTTCATTTTTGTTAGAAACTAAGTAAATTTTTTTAAAGCTGTTATCTTTGAAATCAGTGATTTCAAATGAGAGATTATTTTCAAAAATTAAAAGATTTTTATTCTCAATATTTTGTGGGTTTGTAAAACTTTGTTTTATTATTTGATAAGATTTTTCTGAAATTTTTGGAGGTGCATTTTCATTTAATTTTATATTTTCAAATCTATTGTTAGTGAATTTTTTAATATTCCATTCACTAGCAAGGTAGTGTTTGCCTTGTGTTTGAACACCTGCAACCCATCGCCATCCAAGAGTGTTTGATGCAGCATCCCCATCATAAAGATGTTGCATGAAAAATTCTGCTCCTAACTGCCAAGGTAATTCTAGAGTAAAAATCCAAATACTAGCAAACCACATTCTTGTGTGATTATGCAAATAATTGTTATCTTTAAGTTCATTAACCCAAGCATTAAAGCACTCAATATCTGTTTTCCCATCAGTTGCAGAAAGATAATTTTGATTATTTTGAAATTCATTTTTTATTTGATTTAATTCAGCAAGATAATCTGTCCAAACATTTGGTCTTAGTTCCAACCAGCCTTTCCAATAAGTTCGCCATAGAACTTCTTGAATAAATTTTTCATTTTTTGAAAAAGAAAATTTACTCAGCGCTTTCTGAATGACTTCTTTTTCATTAATTATTCCATGAGTTATGTATGGTGATAAACAAGATATATTGGATCTGTTTTCAGGTCCAAAATCAAAATTTCTTAATTTTGAATACTCTGCAAGATTATTCTCAACAAAATTATTTAATAGATTTAAGGCCTTAGCCCTTGAAGCTTCAAATATCATTTTAAATTATTTTGATTTTTTTTTCTTTAGACCCAATTTGTCACTATGTCTTAATCTTAAAACAACAATTGCTCCAGCGATTAATAAAATTGCAACCGCTTCATAAACAAGTGCAGTAGGATCCATTTCTTTACCTTGCAAAATAATAAATCGCGCTAGTGCGGTAATTGCAATAAGAAGTGGAAGGGTAATACTTATAGATTGTTGGCTCCAAAAAACTCTTACCATTGCTAGAACTTCTAAATATAGAAACATCAATAATAAATCTGCTAGCGTAACTGATTGGTTAGTGAACATGTTTTTAATTTCAATCCCAACAGCAATAACCGTACTGATTAAGATAATAACCATTAAAGCTAATTGTAAGTTTTTTGCTATCTTGTCCATTATTTATCTTTACTAAATGGTAGCCATTTTTCAATTGCAGATTTTAACGGACCATCATATGGAATTGAATAAGAGTTTGGATTTGGGCTAGTTAAAACTTCAATTCCTTTTGAAAATACAAATATAAATACTATTACAAATACGATGACCATAATTTTAAAAGGATCAAAATTTTTTGTTTGAAAAACACTAGCTGATTTTGCTTCTGCTTTATGAAATTGTTTAAAGGTCATGTAGACAGCAAATATTAAACCAATATGAGCTAAAAAAAGTCCAGCCCATCCAAATGCAAAAGTTGTGTACGAAAAAATATATAAACTAAAAACTGTGGTCCAAATAAAACTTAAAACTAATAAAATTTGAAGTCTAACTGTTTTAGGGAGTGCACGCAGATCATTTTTACTATCATCAAATAAAATATTTGCAGCATCTTTCATCCAGTTCTTTATTGATTCCATATGATAAGGATATAATTTTTGGTGATTTAAACAAATGTTAATTTGTCCTAAACCTACCTATGAACGAAGCTTTTTTTTGTGAAAATTGATAAATCTTTCAACATTAGATTTATTAAATGACTTATTTTCTTCAAATGAAACCTTCTTCATTGAATAAGCACTGCTATTAGTAACTCTTGATTGAATTGTAATATTTCCTTTATACAATTTAAGCTTAACTGAGCCATTAACTTTACTTCTTTTTAGATCTACAATTTTTTGAAGTTTAAATCTTTCTTTTGAATACCAATAACCATTATAAATTAATTCAGCATATCTAGACATTACTTGATCTTTTTTATGCATAGTTTCTTTATCTAAAGTAACAGACTCAATTGCTCGATGAGCATTAATTAAAAGGGTTCCACCAGGTGTCTCATATACACCTCTAGATTTGATACCTAAAAATCTATTCTCTACCAAGTCAACTCTTCCAATTCCATTTTTACCTGCTAGGTCATTTAACTTTGTTAATAATTTAGCTGGAGAAATTTTTTTTCCGTTAATTCCAAAAGGATTACCATTTTTAAAATTGATAGTAACAAACGACGGTTTGTTAGGCGCCTTTTCTGGAGAAACTGTTCGTTGAAAAATAAATTCTGGTGCAGAATTTTTTGGATTTTCTAAAACCTTACCTTCAGTTGACGTATGAAATAAATTGTCATCCACAGAAAAAGGAGGTGCACCTTTTTTATCTTTAGGAATAGCTATGCCATGTTTCTTTGCATAATTAATTAAGTCTGTTCTAGATTTTAGTTTCCAAATTCTCCACGGAGCTATGATTTTAATTTTAGGACCAAAATAATGATAACCTAATTCAAACCTAACTTGGTCATTGCCTTTACCAGTTGCTCCATGTGAAACTGCATAAGCCTTAAATTTTTTAGCTACTCTTATTTGATCTTTTGCAATTAGAGGTCTTGCTATTGATGTCCCTAATAAATAAACACCCTCATAGATCGCATGTCCTCTGATCATAGGATAAACGTAGTCCTTAACAAAAATATCTTTTAAGTCTTTAATAATTATATTTTTAACACCAAATTTTTTTGCATTAGTTATAATTTTTTTTCTATCAATTTCCTGACCTACATCTGCTGTATAACAAATTACATCTGCATCATAATTTTCTTGAAGCCATTTTAAAATTATAGAGGTGTCGAGTCCTCCAGAATAAGCTAGAACAATTTTCTTTTTTGATTTCATTGAATTAACTACAAGCTTTTCTTGAAGCGTTATAAGCTTTAGTAAATCCTAGCAATGAGTAATGATCAATTGTTTGAGAACCTTGTTGATTGTATCCTGTAATCATAATTCTAGATCCTTTTCTCATTTGTTTGATCATTTTTAGTTCAATCTTATTGTCAGCAATCCATGCAAAACCTTGTTCTTTAATATCAAATTTAAATTTGTTTTTTCCTGAAGCAGCTGTTACGGAATTATTTTTGTTGAATTCATAACCCGGGGTAACACTTACTTCATTTTTTATATTGTCGTTTGGTCTAAATGCTACAAATAATTTTGCATCTCTTTTATTAGTTTTGGGTGCTTGTAAAATAGGTAAAGATTGCGCAAAGCATACTTTACCGTCAGTATCCATAACGACCATTGCCTCCCAATCTTTATATTTACCAATTTTTTTAATTTCCTGAGCTGAAACTTGAGCAACACCACTTATAAAAAATATTCCTAACAATATTATAATTTTTTTAATTATGGACATGGATTTGGATAAATTGTTTGTATGTGGTTAATTTCTTTAATGACATCATCAGATAAGTTTACATTTACACTTTCTATATTTGTTTTCAACTGCTCCATTGTAGTTGCTCCAATTATTACACTAGTCATAAAGTCTTGTATTTCACAAAATTTAATAGACATTTGACTCATATCTAGATTAAATTTTTCACTAATTTTATAATAGTGCTCAACGGCATCCTCTGTATTTGGCTTTCTATACCTTGTCCAGAAATCAAAATCTCTCTCCATTCTTGATCCTTTAGGAAAATTTTTATTTCTATATTTTCCACTTAAATATCCACTCGCAAGTGGAGAGTAAGCCAAGCAGCCAATATTTTCTCGTATAGAAACTTCAGCTAATCCAACTTCGTAAGATCTGTTTAATAAGCTATAAGGATTTTGAATTGACATCATTCTTGGTAATTTTTTGTCTTTAGATAATTGGAGATAATTTAAAACTCCCCACGGGGTTTCATTTGACAAACCAACATATCTTATTTTTCCCTGATCAATATATTTATTTAATTCTGCAAGAACGTCTTCAAATTTATTCCATTCGTTTTCTTTATGAACATAACCAAGTCTTCCAAAATTATTTACATTTCTTTCTGGCCAATGAAGTTGATATAAATCTATGTAATCAGTTTTAAGTCTTTTAAGACTGTCATTTATAGCAGATTCTAAATTTGGACCTCTAAAACTATTTTCTCCACTTCTTAAATAATCTCTTGCTGGGCCAGCAACTTTTGTTGCAAGAATGACTTTGTCTCTTTTCTTTGTTTTTTCAAACCAGTTCCCAATAATTTCTTCTGTATCACCGTAGGTTTCTTTTCTCGGAGGTACTGCATATAATTCTGCTGTGTCCCAAAAGTTTACTCCTTGATCTAAAGCAAAATCCATTTGTTCAAATGCTTCAAGCTCAGTATTTTGCTCTCCCCACGTCATAGTACCGAGACAAATTGTACTTACTTTAATATTGGTATTACCTAAATTTTTGTAATTCATTTGAAATATTAAGTTAAAATTTTGTTAATCTTTTAAGGTATCTTGAATAATTAGTAAAAGAATATATATATTACTTATTATGAAATTTGATAAAAACGGAATACTAAATAGAGCAAAAGCAGCACAACAAACAGCTGCTGTAATGGATGAAGGCTTAAGAGCCTACATGCTAAAAGTTTATAATTACATGGCAACAGGTATATTGCTAACTGGCATAGTAGCATTATTAACTTTCAAAATGTCTGTTGTTACTAACGATGCGGGTTCAATCGTTGGTTTAACGCAGATGGGGAATGCAATTTATTTATCAGGTCTTAAGTGGCTTGTAATGTTAGCTCCTCTAGGTATCGTTTTTTACATGAGTTTTGGAATTAATAAGATGAGTGCATCAAAAGCACAAACAACGTTTTGGGTTTTCGCAGCTTTAATGGGTCTATCTTTATCTTCAATCTTATTAGTTTACACTGGAATGAGTGTGACAAGAGTTTTCTTCATTACATCTGCAACATTTGGAGCGATGAGTATCTATGGATATACAACTAAAAGAGATCTTACAAAGTTTGGATCTTTTTTAATGATGGGTCTAATTGGAATAATTATAGCTTCAATTGTTAATATCTTTATGAAATCTTCTATGATGTATTTTGTGATTTCAATTCTAGGTGTTTTAATATTTGTTGGTTTAACAGCTTATGACACTCAAAAAATCAAAAATATGTATGTTGCCTCAGACTCAGGTGAGTTAATGGGCAAGAAAGCTGTAATGGGCGCTTTAACTTTATATCTAGATTTTATCAATCTATTTATAATGTTGTTAAGATTATTTGGGCAAAGAAGATAATTTTATTTTTGAAGTTTCTTCCAGTTAGTATTTTTTAATAAAATTCTAAGATCGTGAGAATTTTTTAATATTTTACCACTTGTATCAGTAATCAAGTATTTAAGATTTTTATTTCTAGGTTTAAAATTTTTGCAAATTTTATAAAGAGCATTTTCGGTAGCATTTCTAAAAACACTAAAACCCACTTGTTTACTTGAAATACTTAAACCGTAATCTTTCCAAGAACCTTCAGAAACCATCTTAGCATATAAGTCTAATATAATTTTTAGCTCATCTTTTTCAAAAAAATGTTTTTCTTCTATTTTATTAAGAGGATTATTTACTACTAATTTTAAATTACTACGCATCAATCTTATGTTTATTAATTAAAGGGATTTGAAATCCTGTAAAAATTATTGTTATTGGAAGCATTCCCCACACTTTAAAATTAACCCAAAATTCTTCTGTTTGAGTTCTCCAAACAATTTCATTTAATAAAGCAAGACCAAAGAAAAAATACATCCATCGTTTATTTAGAATTTCCCACCCAAAATCAGTAAGAGGAATAGATTTACCCATAATTTTTTTTAGAATAGGTTCATTGGTAAAATATTTCCCAAAAAATAATGCAAGAGCAAACATAATATTAATGATAGTTGGTTTTACATAAATAAATATAGGATCATTAAAGTAGATTGTTAATCCACCAAAAAAAGTTATTAAAATTCCACTTACTAAAGGCATTGGAGGAATTTTTTTTTCAAAGAACCAAACTACTGCTAATGCAACTAAAGTTGCAACTATCAGTGGAGGTATTGCTACTGATAAATTTTTACCACTATTGTAATAATAGAAAAAAAATATTGCTAAAGGACCGAAATCAGTAACAAATTTTAAAAAAGTTTTATTCACCAAAAAGATATTAACATATTTGCCACATCACAAAACATTTATATTTTTAGCATTGATTTTTATTTCTAAATACCCATACTAAGATCAATGCCAGTTCAAAAAGCTAAATTTTCAATTGGAGACATCGTAAAGCATAAACACTTTGAATTTAGAGGTGTAATTTATGATGTTGATTTTGAATTTAATAATTCTGAAGAATGGTATCAATCTATTCCAAAAAATGTGAGACCAAGAAAAGATCAACCATTTTATCACCTATTAGCAGAAAATGATGAGATAACTTATGAAGCTTATGTTTCTGAGCAAAACTTGCTGATGGATGACTCTGATGAACCAATAAAACACCCTTTAATTGAAGAGATTTTTTCGGGAAAAAAAGGGTCTAGTTATTTCAAGCTTTCTAATTAAGGCAACCATCATTCAACCACATTTAGCTCAAATCTAGGCCATACAAATTAGCTATATTTTTAGTATCTTCTGGTCAAGAGTGTTAAAAGTTAATTTCAATCTTATTATCTCCCCTCTGCATTCTTGATCAGAAAACTATTTCATAATAGAAATCACCAAAAAAAATTCTAAATTAAAATATGTTTAAACTTTTTGAACCTAACAAGATTTTCAAAATCACTTCAAAAGCACCTAAGTACGTTTTATTTTTGTTTATTGTTGTATTAAGTGTTGGTTTAGTTGAAGCATTAGTTATATCTCCTGAAGATTACAAACAAAGTGATGCAGTTAGGATTATGTATGTTCACGTTCCTGCCGCTTGGATTTCACTTGGAATATTTTCTTCTATAACTTTGTTATCTATTTGTGGTTTTGTATTTAGAAACAAAAACTTTTTTTTAATTTCTAAAAGTTTAGCTCCTTCGGGATTTGTTTTTAATATTATAGCTTTAGTTACAGGATCAGTTTGGGGAAAACCAACTTGGGGAACATGGTGGGCTTGGGATGCAAGAATTACTTCAATGTTAATATTAGCTTTGTTCTATGCAATGTATTTAATTGTATGGAGAATTTATGATAAGGAAGAAAAAGTCTATAAGATTTCAACTTTTATAACTATTTTAGGAATTATTAATGTTCCAATTATAAAGTACTCAGTCGATTGGTGGAACACACTCCATCAACCTGCATCTATTAATATTTTGTCAAAAAGCTCAATTCATTCATCAATGCTTTACCCATTATTGATAATGACTGCGGCATTTGCTCTTTTTTCATTGTTAATTTTCTTAATGAAATATAATACAGAACTGATAAAAATTAAAAATAAAGGCTTAGATAGATTATGATAAATGAATTACTTTTTATGAATGGATATGCGGTGTACGTGTTATCTGCTTTTAGCTTTACCTTATTAAGTTTCCTAGGTTTATATTTGGTAACTAAAATGCAATTTGTTAAAGAACAAAACAAATTTGTTGCTAAATTTGGATCACTTACTGCTGAGCAAGCTAATTCTGCAAAATCACAAAGAATAAATAAAGAAATTTTAGCAAACGTAACAAATAATTAACTTTTAAACCATGTATGGTCGAAAAGTTAAATTAAGATTTCTGTTTGTAGTAATAATCTTAATTACTTTAATCCTAACAACATTTTTGATTTTAAAATCATTAGAGGAAAATGTTGTATATTTTCAATCTCCTTCTGAAATAAAATCACTTTCTGAAATAGATAAAAGTAAAATGAGAGTTGGAGGAATGGTTAAAAAAGACTCTATTTCCATAAGTTCAAATGAAGTTAATTTTATAATTACAGACTTTAAAAATGAAATAAATGTTACTTACTCAGGAGCAGTACCAAATTTATTTGCTGAAGGAAAAGGGGTTGTTGCAGAAGGTTTTTTGAAAGATAGAAACTTTTTCTCTGCAACAAAAATTTTAGCTAAGCATGATGAAAATTATATGCCACCGGAAGTAAAAGAAGCATTAGGAGAAAAATAAATTGATCTATAGTCTTATTGGATATTATTCATTAGTAATAGGATTAATTATTGGATTATCATTATTTTATTTTTCATATAAAAATTTTAACAACTCAGATATATTAGATATCAAAATATTATCATTTACATTTTTACAATTATTTTTTGTTGTTATTAGTTTTTTGAGTTTGATTTTTTCTTTTGTTATTTCGGATTTTAGTAATGAAACAGTATTTAATAATTCTCACACTACCAAACCATTATTTTATAAAATAAGTGGAACTTGGGGGAATCATGAAGGTAGTTTATTATTATGGTTACTTGTTTTAACTTTATTTATTTTCTTATTTTTAATAAGGACAAAAAATCAACCAGTAAAATACAAAATTTTAACTCTAGTTTTTCAACAAATAATAATAGTTGGTTTCTTTTTATTTTTAATCAAAACATCAAATCCATTTAATTATATTTTTCCAATACCTACTGAAGGTCTTGGATTAAACCCAATTTTACAAGACCCTGCTTTAGCGATTCATCCACCTGTTTTATATTTAGGTTATGTTGGTTCTTCAATTATTTTTTCATCTGTTTTGGCAGCAACAAGTTTAAAAATTATTTCTACTAGTTGGGCATCCCATATAAAAAATTGGATTTTAATTTCATGGATATTTTTGACTATGGGAATACTGCTTGGATCAATTTGGGCTTATTACGAATTGGGCTGGGGAGGTTTTTGGTTTTGGGATCCAGTTGAGAATGTTTCTCTAATGCCGTGGCTTGCATTAACCACTCTTTTGCATTGTATTTTAGTATTAGAAAAAAAATCTATTTTAACTTCATGGGTAATAATTCTTTCTATTACAACATTTACATTGAGCATGTGTGGAACATTTTTAGTAAGATCGGGAATATTAAATTCAGTTCATACATTTGCTAATGATCCCGAAAGAGGTTTATTTATTCTTGTTTTTCTATTCATTTTGATTTTTTTATCTATTTTAATTTTTTTCTTTTTTCATAAAGATAATGACACAAAATCTTATAGTTTTTTTTGGTTCAGCAAAGAAACTTCAATATTAATTAATAACTGGTTTATGATGTATTTTTTATCAGTTGTATTAATAGGTACCGTTTATCCAATTTTTTTAGATGTAATTTCTTCTCAAAAGATATCTGTCGGACCACCATTTTATCATAAATTGATAATTCCATTTTTAATTCCATTTTTACTTATGATGGCGATAGGTCCAAAATTAAAATGGATCAAATCTCAACTAGAAGATAAGATTTATTTAATTTCTTTTTTGATTATCTCAATTTTATTAGCATTTTTAGTATTAAAAAATTTTAATCAAAATATTTTAATAAATACAATTTTGATATCGAGTGCACTTTATTTATTCTTTATGACGTTGAGAGATTTTTTTTCAAAAACATATAAAAATATTTCACAAAACATTGCTCATTTTGGATTTAGTTTATTAATCTTAAGTATTTTATTTAATAATTTATTTGCAAGCGAAATTATAACAAATCTTAAGGTTGGTGAAACTTTTGAAAATTCGAAAACTAAGATAGTTTTTGAAAGTGTTGATCAGAAAAAAGAAAAAAATTATAATGCTATTATTGCAAATTTTTCAATAAGTAATTCAAATGGTGAAGAGGATAGATTTTCGCCAGAGCTGAGAATTTATAATCAACCTGTCATTGCTACAAGTGAAGCTGATATTAAAACAACACTTATGTCAGATAAATTTATTGTAATTAATCTGGTTCAAAATCAAGATTTTTTCAACGTAAGATACCAAGTTAAACCATTTATGCTATGGATCTGGTTATCAGTAATTCTAATATCTTTTGGGGGCATTGTCAGTTTTTTACAAAAAAAATCATGAAAAATAAAATATTATCTTTTTCAGTTATTATTATTTTTGGAATAATATTTTTTATTTTTTACAAAGGTCTAGAAGATTCAAAAATATATATTCCAGATGTTAATACTAAAAAAGAGATACCAGTATTTAATACTAAAGAATTTTTTTCTGGAGAAAATGTAAAATCATCAAGTATCTTTGAGTTAGATAAGTTTTATTTATTAAATATTTGGTCATCCTGGTGTGTACCATGTCGACAAGAGCATCCTTTTTTGATGAATTTAAATTTAGAGAATAAATTAAATATTATCGGGATGAATTATAAAGATAATTTAAAAAATGCGGAAAATTTTTTAAAAGAACTAGGAAACCCTTATAAAGAAATCTTTATTGATTTAGATGGCACAATTGCAATTGAGTGGGGAGCATATGGGGTTCCTGAATCATTTTTAATTTATAATAATGAAATTATTAAAAAATATATTGGACCTATTAACCAAGAATTAGTTGATGAAATTAATTTATTGATAAAATGAAATTTCTTAAATTTTTTTTAATTGTTATAATATTGTTCACTTTAAGCAGTGTTAATGCTGAGGAAAACGACAAAAGAAATAAAATAACTAAAAATTTACGATGTCTTATATGTCAAGGTCAATCGGTCTACGATTCAGACTCTGAATTTGCAAACAGTTTAAAAATTGTAGTTGATAAAAAGCTTCAAGAAGGTCTTTCTGAAGATCAAATTTATGAATATTTTAAAAGTAAATATGGAGAATGGATACTTTACGATCCTGGTTTAAATAAAAATACATATATTCTTTGGTTATTGCCGATATTGATATTTTTAATCGGAGGTGCAATAATCTATAAAAGCTTTATAGTTAAAAAATAAATTAATTAGTGATGAAATTAAAAAAATTTTTAATAAGTCTGTTAATGATTACATTCGCATTTTCTTCAATTGCAGAGGAAAAAGTTTTAAAAGATCAAAATACAGAATTTAGTGTTTACACAGGAATGTTTGATTTTAGTGATGATGGAAAAAAATCAACTTTAATTGGTTTTCAACATCAGAATGAAAATTTAAATAGAGATACTTTTTTAGGAAATCTTTCTCCTATAACTGGATTTTTAATTACAGCTGATAATGCAGGATATATTTATACAGGTGTTCAAGCTCAATATAAATTAGGGGCATTAAATTTAACTCCTAGCTTTACACCAGGAATATATCACGAGGGAGATGGTAAAGACTTAGGCCATTTAATTGAATTTAAAAGTGAGTTACAAATTTCACTTGATCTGTCAAAAACAAGTGAATTAGGTTTTTCCTACAATCATATATCTAATGCAAGTCTAGGAGATAAAAATCCTGGGGCAAATAGTTATATGTTTAATTTCTTTAAAAACTTTTAATAAAGATACATCATGAATATCAATGACTGTTATAATTTTGAAGATTTTAGAAAATTAGCAAAAAAGAAATTACCCGCTCCTATTTTTCATTATATTGATG
Above is a genomic segment from Candidatus Pelagibacter sp. FZCC0015 containing:
- a CDS encoding Bax inhibitor-1/YccA family protein; this encodes MKFDKNGILNRAKAAQQTAAVMDEGLRAYMLKVYNYMATGILLTGIVALLTFKMSVVTNDAGSIVGLTQMGNAIYLSGLKWLVMLAPLGIVFYMSFGINKMSASKAQTTFWVFAALMGLSLSSILLVYTGMSVTRVFFITSATFGAMSIYGYTTKRDLTKFGSFLMMGLIGIIIASIVNIFMKSSMMYFVISILGVLIFVGLTAYDTQKIKNMYVASDSGELMGKKAVMGALTLYLDFINLFIMLLRLFGQRR
- a CDS encoding DUF2794 domain-containing protein, with amino-acid sequence MRSNLKLVVNNPLNKIEEKHFFEKDELKIILDLYAKMVSEGSWKDYGLSISSKQVGFSVFRNATENALYKICKNFKPRNKNLKYLITDTSGKILKNSHDLRILLKNTNWKKLQK
- the ccmC gene encoding heme ABC transporter permease CcmC; translated protein: MFKLFEPNKIFKITSKAPKYVLFLFIVVLSVGLVEALVISPEDYKQSDAVRIMYVHVPAAWISLGIFSSITLLSICGFVFRNKNFFLISKSLAPSGFVFNIIALVTGSVWGKPTWGTWWAWDARITSMLILALFYAMYLIVWRIYDKEEKVYKISTFITILGIINVPIIKYSVDWWNTLHQPASINILSKSSIHSSMLYPLLIMTAAFALFSLLIFLMKYNTELIKIKNKGLDRL
- a CDS encoding phosphate-starvation-inducible PsiE family protein, yielding MDKIAKNLQLALMVIILISTVIAVGIEIKNMFTNQSVTLADLLLMFLYLEVLAMVRVFWSQQSISITLPLLIAITALARFIILQGKEMDPTALVYEAVAILLIAGAIVVLRLRHSDKLGLKKKKSK
- a CDS encoding argininosuccinate synthase; translated protein: MKSKKKIVLAYSGGLDTSIILKWLQENYDADVICYTADVGQEIDRKKIITNAKKFGVKNIIIKDLKDIFVKDYVYPMIRGHAIYEGVYLLGTSIARPLIAKDQIRVAKKFKAYAVSHGATGKGNDQVRFELGYHYFGPKIKIIAPWRIWKLKSRTDLINYAKKHGIAIPKDKKGAPPFSVDDNLFHTSTEGKVLENPKNSAPEFIFQRTVSPEKAPNKPSFVTINFKNGNPFGINGKKISPAKLLTKLNDLAGKNGIGRVDLVENRFLGIKSRGVYETPGGTLLINAHRAIESVTLDKETMHKKDQVMSRYAELIYNGYWYSKERFKLQKIVDLKRSKVNGSVKLKLYKGNITIQSRVTNSSAYSMKKVSFEENKSFNKSNVERFINFHKKKLRS
- a CDS encoding invasion associated locus B family protein, translating into MSIIKKIIILLGIFFISGVAQVSAQEIKKIGKYKDWEAMVVMDTDGKVCFAQSLPILQAPKTNKRDAKLFVAFRPNDNIKNEVSVTPGYEFNKNNSVTAASGKNKFKFDIKEQGFAWIADNKIELKMIKQMRKGSRIMITGYNQQGSQTIDHYSLLGFTKAYNASRKACS
- a CDS encoding FAD-binding domain-containing protein yields the protein MIFEASRAKALNLLNNFVENNLAEYSKLRNFDFGPENRSNISCLSPYITHGIINEKEVIQKALSKFSFSKNEKFIQEVLWRTYWKGWLELRPNVWTDYLAELNQIKNEFQNNQNYLSATDGKTDIECFNAWVNELKDNNYLHNHTRMWFASIWIFTLELPWQLGAEFFMQHLYDGDAASNTLGWRWVAGVQTQGKHYLASEWNIKKFTNNRFENIKLNENAPPKISEKSYQIIKQSFTNPQNIENKNLLIFENNLSFEITDFKDNSFKKIYLVSNKNENRSIKLSEKLVKFKSQLIEDQGQRLKDQSIDYQIVDIGELTNIENCYGLYPTVGENLDFLNSNNLKINFLYRNLDQLAWQYCNKGFFNFKNYIPKIVSTFN
- the hspQ gene encoding heat shock protein HspQ, with amino-acid sequence MPVQKAKFSIGDIVKHKHFEFRGVIYDVDFEFNNSEEWYQSIPKNVRPRKDQPFYHLLAENDEITYEAYVSEQNLLMDDSDEPIKHPLIEEIFSGKKGSSYFKLSN
- a CDS encoding aldo/keto reductase — encoded protein: MNYKNLGNTNIKVSTICLGTMTWGEQNTELEAFEQMDFALDQGVNFWDTAELYAVPPRKETYGDTEEIIGNWFEKTKKRDKVILATKVAGPARDYLRSGENSFRGPNLESAINDSLKRLKTDYIDLYQLHWPERNVNNFGRLGYVHKENEWNKFEDVLAELNKYIDQGKIRYVGLSNETPWGVLNYLQLSKDKKLPRMMSIQNPYSLLNRSYEVGLAEVSIRENIGCLAYSPLASGYLSGKYRNKNFPKGSRMERDFDFWTRYRKPNTEDAVEHYYKISEKFNLDMSQMSIKFCEIQDFMTSVIIGATTMEQLKTNIESVNVNLSDDVIKEINHIQTIYPNPCP
- a CDS encoding type 1 glutamine amidotransferase, which codes for MNIIALQHIKIEDPGYIKDLMLADGFNLTTIELDEGEKIPNDLSKFDGMFCMGGPMDTYMEQEYPWLIEEKKRIKEFVVNLKKPYLGFCLGCQLLGEVVGGKVVKSKPAEIGIMDINFSNEKDEDKLFSKFPNTIKSLQWHSYEVQGIENNKDITLLASSPITKYQIFKYQNHAYGIQFHIEIKDTTVNEWGCVPEYKKALEDQLGNGALERFDQSAKDNMKDMNNYSTILYNNFKKLL
- a CDS encoding septation protein A, which codes for MNKTFLKFVTDFGPLAIFFFYYYNSGKNLSVAIPPLIVATLVALAVVWFFEKKIPPMPLVSGILITFFGGLTIYFNDPIFIYVKPTIINIMFALALFFGKYFTNEPILKKIMGKSIPLTDFGWEILNKRWMYFFFGLALLNEIVWRTQTEEFWVNFKVWGMLPITIIFTGFQIPLINKHKIDA